CACGGCATTGCAGCCGTGGTCTATGGCGGCACATACCTGGATGATGATTTCAGGGACAGGAAGGTTGCCGACCAGTGGTTCATAGACAAGTATACAAAAAAGCTTGCAGCAAAGGACCTTGAAGCAACGACGAAATACAGGTTTGAACCCGACTTCAATACCGGCGGAACCCTGGGGGTAAACCTTGCCACAATAGGCGGAGGTATCATTGCGTTCAATTACCGCTCTATCTTTATGGATGAATCGGCCCGTCTCGATATGCACAAAAACCTTATCGCCGGTCACTACCTTAAGCAGTTCAACGAAGAGACCATATACCCCAAACAGCAGCATACATGCGGCGAACCGTGCGCCGCGCTGTGCAAGAAGATGAACGGAGAATTCAAGAAGGACTATGAACCCTATCAGACCATGGGGCCTTTATCCGGCATATTCGACCAGCGCGCGGCCGAGAAGCTGAACCATCATGCCGACATGTACGGTTTTGACGCAATTTCCGCAGGCGGGATCGTGTCATGGCTTATGGAATGCCTGGCCGAAGGACACTTAAGCCCTCAAGAACTGGGAGTAAGCAGGATGCCCGTCTTCAAGCCTGATGGATTCAGCATCGAGACCGATTCCATGAACAATGCCGAGCTTGGCATTGAGCTTCTTGACGGTATGATCCGGAAGCGGCCCATGCTTGATATGACTGAAGGCGCTCGCAGGCTTGCCAGAAACATAAGCAGGACAAAAGGCAGGGAAATTCTTGATTGCTTCCTGTACTCCGCATACGCGCGCAACGGCTGGATGGTTCCCAATCAGTACTGGACGCCCGGCGTGCTGTCGCCGATGCCCATAATGGGCAAATACTACATGGATTACGGCAAGGAATTTCTACCGCCCAGGGAACTTGGCAGAAGGAATGCGAAGCGCATGAAAATGGAACTGGTGATGGACAATATAGGCATGTGCCGTTTTCACCGCATGTGGGCCGAGGATATGATACCCGAGATAATCGGCGAACTCTATGGGAAGAAGGATGAATATCTGAGCAGCATCTCAATAACGGCAAGCCGCATAAATTCCAGAAATGCATCATGCTTCTGGGAGTCTTCACGCGCCCTGGAGTTTATACACTCATTTCTGAAACGAAGAAAAGAACTCGGCGATGCCAGTGAAGAAATTGCCGGATGGCTGGATATGTTTGAAAAAGATGCAGGAGAGGCCGGGCTTGCCTTCTGGTATGATATACACAAAGGTGTGCAGGAATCTTTGAGGGAATTTTAAAAAAGAGTTATACCCTTGTCCGGCATAAGGGTAGTTCTCCGGGATAGTTACCCGATTTTACTCCATTTTTTAACTTGCTTCAGCAGGTCGAGCGCATCATCTTCGGTGTCGCAATT
This genomic window from Desulfomonilia bacterium contains:
- a CDS encoding aldehyde ferredoxin oxidoreductase N-terminal domain-containing protein, translated to MDTRLKVLMVDAASGYYRHERYRLGDFFGPVDLGLFLAGRYNSLNIGVGLLAGSIFPGSNRMIFTGFSPCWGGFFISSMGGAGLVFDNLGINMLSITGKAHVPSIIYLNRVHGEEIEVEIVPVKAEEVWKSGRRGVYAMTDHVLDVFGSRYISDPRVLVTGPASLSTDFGAICSMPVVSGKPTHIDTWAGRGGFGSKLFLQHGIAAVVYGGTYLDDDFRDRKVADQWFIDKYTKKLAAKDLEATTKYRFEPDFNTGGTLGVNLATIGGGIIAFNYRSIFMDESARLDMHKNLIAGHYLKQFNEETIYPKQQHTCGEPCAALCKKMNGEFKKDYEPYQTMGPLSGIFDQRAAEKLNHHADMYGFDAISAGGIVSWLMECLAEGHLSPQELGVSRMPVFKPDGFSIETDSMNNAELGIELLDGMIRKRPMLDMTEGARRLARNISRTKGREILDCFLYSAYARNGWMVPNQYWTPGVLSPMPIMGKYYMDYGKEFLPPRELGRRNAKRMKMELVMDNIGMCRFHRMWAEDMIPEIIGELYGKKDEYLSSISITASRINSRNASCFWESSRALEFIHSFLKRRKELGDASEEIAGWLDMFEKDAGEAGLAFWYDIHKGVQESLREF